One genomic region from Gemmatimonadales bacterium encodes:
- a CDS encoding serpin family protein, with protein MRRLLRRSLAAASVVAAAACVEHNPAAPGPITGLPRDLTPSESQLVSRGNDFAFSLFRAVAGQSSPDANLFISPLSVGMALGMAYNGAAGTTQTAMQGVLGLDGMSLGDVNRAYRGVIDLLRGLDPSVDFTLANSIWYRQDIAFEPSFLDTCQSYFDATVRGLDFSSPAAAPTINAWVNDQTRGKIPSIVPDPVPGDVVMYLINAVYFKGAWMTQFDPSLTAAGAFRRADGSGVSVPMMRYAREAWVRAGGDAAVQVLDLRYGGGAYSMTIVMPLDAAGMDSLVAGLTRGRWDAWIAALDSVKAQVVLPKFTLQYALGMNDVLTALGMGVAFVPCPGVPDCADFTRMRPERDLFISEVVHKTYVDVNEEGTEAAAVTSVGVGATAEPLPIVIDQPFLFAIRERFSGTILFIGRIMNPAGT; from the coding sequence ATGAGACGCCTGCTTCGGAGGTCCCTCGCCGCCGCGTCGGTCGTGGCCGCCGCGGCGTGCGTCGAACACAACCCGGCCGCCCCCGGACCCATCACGGGCCTGCCGCGCGATCTCACGCCGTCGGAATCGCAGCTCGTCTCGCGCGGCAACGACTTCGCCTTCAGCCTGTTTCGCGCCGTCGCCGGGCAGTCGAGCCCCGACGCCAACCTGTTCATCTCGCCGCTCAGCGTCGGGATGGCGCTCGGGATGGCCTACAACGGCGCCGCGGGAACGACGCAGACCGCGATGCAGGGCGTGCTCGGCCTCGACGGGATGTCGCTCGGCGACGTGAACCGGGCCTATCGGGGCGTGATCGACCTGCTGCGGGGGCTCGATCCGAGCGTCGACTTCACCCTCGCGAACTCGATCTGGTACCGGCAGGACATCGCGTTCGAGCCGTCGTTCCTCGACACCTGCCAGAGCTACTTCGACGCGACCGTGCGCGGACTCGACTTCTCGTCGCCGGCCGCGGCGCCGACCATCAACGCGTGGGTGAACGACCAGACCCGGGGGAAGATCCCGTCCATCGTCCCCGACCCGGTTCCCGGCGACGTGGTCATGTACCTGATCAACGCCGTGTACTTCAAGGGCGCCTGGATGACGCAGTTCGACCCGAGCCTGACGGCGGCGGGCGCCTTCCGGCGGGCGGACGGGTCCGGCGTGTCGGTGCCGATGATGCGGTATGCGCGCGAGGCCTGGGTGCGGGCCGGCGGCGACGCCGCGGTGCAGGTGCTCGACCTCCGCTACGGCGGCGGAGCCTACAGCATGACGATCGTCATGCCGCTGGACGCCGCCGGTATGGACTCGCTCGTCGCCGGCCTCACGCGCGGGCGCTGGGATGCGTGGATCGCCGCCCTCGACTCGGTCAAGGCCCAGGTCGTCCTGCCCAAGTTCACGCTCCAGTACGCGCTAGGCATGAACGACGTGCTCACGGCCCTCGGGATGGGCGTGGCCTTCGTCCCGTGTCCGGGCGTGCCCGACTGTGCCGACTTCACGCGGATGCGACCGGAGCGGGACCTGTTCATCAGTGAAGTGGTGCACAAGACCTACGTGGACGTGAACGAGGAAGGGACGGAAGCCGCGGCGGTCACCTCAGTCGGGGTCGGAGCCACGGCCGAGCCGCTGCCGATCGTCATCGACCAGCCGTTCCTGTTCGCGATCCGGGAGCGGTTTTCCGGCACGATCCTGTTCATCGGCAGGATCATGAATCCGGCCGGGACGTGA
- a CDS encoding glycoside hydrolase family 47 protein, with amino-acid sequence MTATVRGPAVAAAVAALAIAGVRAGSAQPAAPREAEAVREAFVHAWNGYVRWAWGHDELLPLSHGHRDWHAASLLMTPVDAYDTMLLMGLTDQAARAKTLILDSLSFDRDFPVQVFEITIRELGGLLSAYQLDGDPRFLALARDLGTRLLPAFASPTGMPFRFVNLRTGATSGPVSNPAEVGTLMLEFGTLSKLTGEPRFYDAAKRAVVALFGRRSTAGLVGSTIDVRTGAWVDRDSHVSGGIDSYYEYLLKSWLLFRDPDFERMWDSSIAAVNRRLADQRPTGLWYGHADMDSGGRTLTHFGALDAFFAAVLARSGDTVRAGRLMESIFRMWTTFGIEPEELDYVSMRPVSEGYELRPEALESAYYLYRITGDTRYREMGRVMLDSLLRYTRTADGFSALTSVVTRERRDRMESYFLAETLKYAWLLFSPPATLEFAAVVFNTEAHPLRRTWQ; translated from the coding sequence GTGACCGCGACCGTGCGGGGCCCGGCGGTGGCCGCCGCGGTGGCGGCGCTGGCGATTGCCGGAGTCCGGGCCGGTTCCGCGCAGCCGGCGGCGCCGCGGGAGGCCGAGGCGGTGCGCGAGGCCTTCGTCCACGCCTGGAACGGATACGTCCGCTGGGCCTGGGGGCACGACGAGCTGCTGCCCCTGTCGCACGGCCACCGCGACTGGCACGCGGCGTCGCTCCTGATGACGCCGGTCGATGCGTACGACACCATGCTGCTCATGGGACTGACCGACCAGGCGGCCCGCGCCAAGACGCTGATCCTCGACTCCCTCTCGTTCGATCGCGACTTCCCGGTTCAGGTGTTCGAGATCACCATCCGCGAGCTGGGCGGCCTGCTCTCCGCGTACCAGCTGGACGGCGACCCCCGGTTCCTCGCGCTCGCGCGCGACCTCGGCACCCGGCTGCTCCCGGCGTTCGCCTCCCCGACCGGCATGCCGTTCCGCTTCGTGAACCTCCGGACCGGGGCGACGAGCGGACCGGTGAGCAACCCGGCCGAGGTCGGGACCCTGATGCTGGAATTCGGCACGCTGTCGAAGCTCACCGGGGAGCCCCGGTTCTACGACGCGGCCAAGCGCGCCGTGGTTGCGCTGTTCGGCCGGCGCTCCACCGCCGGGTTGGTGGGCAGCACGATCGACGTGCGGACCGGCGCCTGGGTCGACCGGGACAGCCACGTGAGCGGCGGCATCGACTCGTACTACGAGTACCTGCTCAAGTCGTGGCTGTTGTTCCGCGACCCGGATTTCGAGCGGATGTGGGACAGCAGCATCGCAGCGGTGAACCGCCGGCTGGCCGACCAGCGGCCCACCGGGCTGTGGTACGGCCACGCGGACATGGACAGCGGCGGGCGCACCCTGACGCACTTCGGGGCGCTGGACGCGTTCTTCGCCGCCGTGCTCGCCAGGAGCGGCGACACCGTGCGGGCCGGGCGGCTGATGGAGTCCATCTTCCGGATGTGGACGACGTTCGGCATCGAGCCCGAGGAGCTGGACTACGTGTCGATGCGGCCGGTGTCCGAGGGCTACGAGCTGCGGCCCGAGGCGCTCGAGTCGGCCTACTACCTCTACCGGATCACCGGCGACACGCGCTACCGGGAGATGGGTCGGGTGATGCTCGACAGCCTGCTCCGCTACACCCGCACGGCGGACGGGTTCTCGGCGCTCACCAGCGTCGTGACCAGGGAGCGGCGCGACCGGATGGAGAGCTACTTCCTGGCCGAGACCCTGAAGTACGCCTGGCTGCTGTTCTCGCCGCCGGCGACCCTCGAGTTCGCCGCCGTCGTCTTCAACACCGAGGCGCACCCGCTCCGGCGCACCTGGCAGTAG
- a CDS encoding putative metal-dependent hydrolase, protein MTDLQYPVGRFSKVIELAPADRAERIEQIAQAPSLLRHAVAGLDDRQLDTPYRPGGWTVRQVVHHVPESHMNAYVRFKLALTEDVPTIKPYDQARWAETPETLAPVEVSLALLEALHQRWVLLLRDVRPSDFARRLNHPENGPMTLDDVVAMYSWHGRHHTAHITSLRERMRW, encoded by the coding sequence ATGACCGACCTGCAGTATCCGGTGGGGCGCTTCAGCAAGGTGATCGAGCTCGCGCCGGCGGACCGCGCTGAGCGCATCGAGCAGATCGCGCAGGCGCCGAGCCTGCTGCGGCACGCCGTCGCGGGGCTGGACGACCGGCAGCTGGACACGCCCTACCGGCCGGGCGGCTGGACGGTGCGGCAGGTGGTGCACCACGTCCCCGAGAGCCACATGAACGCCTACGTGCGCTTCAAGCTCGCGCTCACCGAGGACGTTCCGACGATCAAGCCCTACGACCAGGCGCGGTGGGCAGAGACGCCGGAAACGCTGGCGCCGGTCGAGGTGTCGCTGGCCCTGCTCGAGGCTCTCCACCAGCGCTGGGTACTGCTGTTGAGGGACGTGAGGCCTTCGGACTTCGCCCGGCGCCTCAACCATCCGGAGAACGGCCCGATGACCCTCGACGACGTGGTCGCGATGTACTCCTGGCACGGCCGGCACCACACGGCGCACATCACCAGCCTGCGCGAGCGGATGCGCTGGTGA
- a CDS encoding helix-turn-helix domain-containing GNAT family N-acetyltransferase produces the protein MAAGGLGGCVAAVRRFNRFYTRQIGVLDGRLNRSPFSLAEARVLYELAQHPDATATALGAGLGLDAGYLSRILAGLERRGLVWRHRSRADARRSHLRLTAPGRAAFARLDAAARRDVRAMLGALDRSGQARLIAAMRRIEALLGGGRNGGPVTLRSYGPGDLGWVVERHGALYAEEYGWGARFEALVADIVARFVRCEDRARERCWIAERDGERLGCVFLVKKTARVAQLRLLLVEPAASGSGLGRRLVDECTRFARRAGYRKIVLWTNGVLDAARHIYATAGYRLVRTDRHDDLGTDPNFEVWDLDLGGAPWSREPRSGRGVSRSGRRGPLTRTPRTR, from the coding sequence ATGGCAGCGGGCGGGCTCGGTGGGTGCGTCGCGGCGGTGCGGCGCTTCAATCGTTTCTACACCCGGCAGATTGGGGTGCTCGACGGCCGGCTCAACCGGAGCCCGTTCTCGCTCGCCGAGGCGCGGGTGTTGTACGAGCTGGCGCAGCACCCGGACGCCACGGCGACGGCGCTGGGCGCCGGCCTCGGGCTCGACGCGGGGTACCTGAGCCGGATCTTGGCCGGGCTGGAGCGGCGCGGCTTGGTCTGGCGCCACCGGTCGCGGGCCGACGCGCGGCGGAGCCACCTCCGGTTGACGGCGCCCGGCCGCGCGGCGTTCGCGCGGCTCGACGCGGCGGCCCGGCGCGACGTCCGCGCCATGCTCGGTGCGCTGGACCGGTCCGGCCAGGCGCGGCTCATCGCGGCGATGCGGAGGATCGAGGCGCTGCTGGGTGGGGGCCGGAACGGGGGGCCGGTCACGCTGCGCAGCTACGGCCCCGGCGATCTCGGGTGGGTAGTGGAGCGGCACGGAGCGCTCTATGCCGAGGAGTACGGCTGGGGAGCGAGGTTCGAGGCGCTGGTGGCGGACATTGTGGCGCGGTTCGTCCGATGCGAGGACCGGGCGCGGGAGCGATGCTGGATCGCCGAGCGCGACGGCGAGCGCCTGGGATGCGTCTTCCTGGTCAAGAAGACGGCACGGGTGGCGCAGCTCCGCCTGCTGCTCGTCGAGCCCGCGGCGAGCGGCAGCGGACTGGGCCGCCGCCTGGTGGACGAATGCACCCGGTTCGCGCGCCGCGCCGGTTACCGTAAGATCGTGCTGTGGACCAACGGCGTGCTCGACGCCGCCCGCCACATCTACGCGACGGCGGGGTACCGGCTCGTTCGAACGGATCGCCACGACGACCTGGGGACCGACCCCAACTTCGAGGTCTGGGACCTGGACCTCGGAGGCGCGCCGTGGTCGCGCGAGCCCCGATCCGGAAGGGGCGTGAGCCGGAGCGGCCGACGCGGCCCCCTCACCCGAACGCCGAGGACCCGATGA
- a CDS encoding EamA family transporter, with protein sequence MPRDHRVRLVLAFAAIYFLWGSTYLAIRYAIATIPPHLMASLRYAAAGVVLVLVARVRGAAWPTRRERGVALVAGLLLLTFGNGTLSWAETRVPSGLAALILAGVPLVTLLMDWLRPGGPRPGGATVLGLVVGLAGVGLLVDPRAGDAARVDGLGAAGLLVATVSWAAGSVYSRQVHGARSPLMGAGASMIAGSAGLLVLAVVLGETAGFDPRLVSARSLLALAYLVGFGAVLGFTAYFWLLRHTTPALATSYAYVNPVVALLLGWAVEKEPVTPRVVVAAAVILAGVLVATALPARGARRAPQHPDYLTESTN encoded by the coding sequence GTGCCGCGTGACCATCGGGTGCGTCTGGTGCTCGCCTTCGCCGCGATCTACTTCCTCTGGGGCTCGACCTACCTCGCGATTCGATACGCGATCGCGACCATCCCGCCCCACCTGATGGCGTCGCTGCGGTACGCGGCGGCCGGCGTTGTGCTGGTGCTGGTCGCGCGGGTGCGGGGCGCAGCCTGGCCTACGCGCCGCGAGCGGGGCGTGGCGCTGGTCGCAGGGTTGCTGCTCCTCACCTTCGGCAACGGGACCCTGTCCTGGGCCGAGACCCGGGTGCCGTCGGGGCTCGCGGCGCTGATCCTGGCCGGCGTCCCGCTGGTCACCCTTCTGATGGACTGGCTGCGGCCCGGTGGCCCGCGGCCCGGCGGCGCGACCGTGCTGGGGCTGGTGGTCGGCCTCGCCGGCGTGGGCCTGCTCGTTGACCCGCGCGCGGGCGACGCCGCGCGGGTGGACGGGTTGGGCGCCGCCGGACTGCTGGTGGCCACGGTCTCGTGGGCGGCCGGCTCGGTCTACTCCCGCCAGGTCCACGGAGCTCGCTCGCCCCTGATGGGTGCAGGGGCGAGCATGATCGCGGGCAGCGCCGGGTTGCTCGTCCTCGCCGTCGTGCTCGGCGAGACCGCGGGCTTCGACCCTCGCCTGGTGAGCGCACGGTCGCTCCTGGCCCTCGCCTACCTGGTCGGGTTCGGGGCCGTGCTCGGCTTCACAGCCTACTTCTGGCTCCTGCGGCATACGACCCCGGCGCTGGCGACCAGCTACGCGTACGTGAATCCGGTCGTCGCGTTGCTGCTGGGCTGGGCGGTGGAGAAGGAGCCGGTGACGCCGCGCGTGGTGGTCGCGGCGGCGGTGATCCTGGCGGGGGTCCTGGTCGCCACGGCGCTCCCGGCCCGCGGCGCCCGGCGCGCGCCACAGCATCCCGATTACTTGACAGAGTCAACCAATTAG
- a CDS encoding pyridoxamine 5'-phosphate oxidase family protein, which yields MTEPAAVTTDARLPTRAAIRAHPERDRTADAPGILAAGLVAHVGFVDRGRPTVIPMTYQYAVAEPRLLYLHGGVQGRLMAHLATGAPVCVAVTELDGLVYSRTALNHSVNYRSVVAFARAAAAQPPVAERERILAAMIARYFPGRAPGAGYEPPTRAQLDATALVALEIEEWSAKVRSGGPNGPGDDDPARPGTAGVIPMGSLRADVRLPGALDACFAVRLLPGPAWDEALPLRSQAGWPEHAAFMDALTAEGFVVLGGPLAGGEAVLLVVAAESEGAVRERLAADPWHRSGQLSIDRIDPWRILLDGRG from the coding sequence ATGACCGAGCCTGCCGCTGTGACGACCGACGCCCGGCTGCCCACCCGGGCGGCGATCCGCGCCCACCCCGAGCGCGATCGGACCGCCGATGCCCCGGGAATCCTGGCCGCCGGGCTCGTGGCCCACGTGGGCTTCGTGGACCGCGGCCGCCCAACCGTCATTCCGATGACGTACCAGTACGCGGTCGCGGAGCCGCGGCTCCTCTACCTGCACGGAGGCGTGCAGGGGCGGCTGATGGCGCACCTCGCGACCGGAGCGCCGGTCTGCGTCGCCGTCACCGAGCTCGACGGGCTGGTGTACTCGCGGACCGCCCTCAATCACTCGGTGAACTACCGGTCGGTGGTGGCGTTCGCGCGGGCGGCCGCGGCCCAGCCCCCGGTGGCCGAGCGGGAGCGCATCCTCGCGGCGATGATCGCGCGCTATTTCCCCGGCCGCGCGCCCGGCGCCGGCTACGAGCCGCCGACCCGTGCGCAGCTTGACGCCACGGCACTGGTGGCGCTCGAGATCGAGGAGTGGAGCGCCAAGGTCCGCAGCGGCGGTCCCAACGGTCCGGGCGACGACGATCCGGCCCGTCCGGGCACGGCCGGCGTGATTCCGATGGGCAGTCTGCGCGCCGATGTGCGGTTGCCGGGTGCGCTGGATGCCTGCTTCGCCGTACGGTTGCTCCCCGGCCCGGCGTGGGACGAGGCGCTGCCGCTGCGGTCGCAGGCCGGGTGGCCGGAGCACGCGGCCTTCATGGACGCGCTGACGGCCGAGGGATTCGTGGTGCTGGGGGGGCCGTTGGCGGGCGGTGAAGCAGTGCTCCTCGTCGTGGCGGCCGAAAGCGAGGGCGCCGTGCGGGAGCGCCTGGCCGCCGACCCCTGGCACCGGTCGGGGCAGCTGTCGATCGATCGCATCGATCCGTGGCGGATCCTGCTCGACGGTCGCGGATGA
- a CDS encoding PLP-dependent aminotransferase family protein — MSPRTASSAPDILVQLDAASPAPAYRQVCDSLRDAIVAGRLAAGARIPGTRLLAAELGVSRNTVNGAVAQLLAEGYVVARPRAGTFVNARLPDAPLVPWRGRTRSDPRPAATARKRGLRRSAASLTLARLPIAAGRSLVEPARPFQTGVPALDAFPWALWARLLGHCTRRSGAALSGYGSVFGYLPLREAIATYVAAARGARCAASQVVVTAGAQQGLDLVARVLVDPNDTVWLEDPGYPAARGVFAAAGAHLVPVGLDAEGMQPATAAGGKPPRLVYVTPSRQYPTGVTMSAARRMELLRWADAADAWVVEDDYDSEFRYASRPLNCLQGLDESGRVIYVGTFSKTVFPGLRLGYLIVPDALVDAFGEARAIADRQAPGIEQAALADFIALGHFARHVRRMRALYEERRDALLDAARQQLGDAVAIGDTAAGMLALARLPVGVSDQLVSRRALAAGVEAPPLSSYATRPLRRGGLLLGYAGFPPQALRAAVGRLATAVHASGRPAAT, encoded by the coding sequence GTGAGCCCGCGCACCGCCTCCAGCGCGCCGGACATCCTGGTGCAGCTCGATGCCGCCTCGCCCGCACCCGCCTACCGGCAGGTGTGCGACTCCCTGCGCGACGCGATCGTCGCCGGGCGGCTCGCCGCCGGTGCTCGCATCCCGGGGACGCGCCTCCTCGCGGCCGAGCTCGGCGTGTCGCGCAACACGGTGAACGGCGCGGTCGCGCAGTTGCTGGCCGAGGGCTACGTGGTGGCGCGGCCGCGGGCCGGCACCTTCGTGAACGCGCGGCTCCCCGACGCACCGCTCGTCCCGTGGCGCGGCCGCACGCGATCGGACCCGAGGCCCGCCGCCACGGCACGCAAGCGCGGCCTTCGCCGCTCGGCGGCAAGTCTGACGCTCGCGCGGCTCCCGATTGCGGCCGGCCGCAGCCTGGTCGAGCCGGCGCGCCCCTTCCAGACCGGTGTGCCGGCCCTGGACGCCTTCCCATGGGCGCTCTGGGCGCGCCTCCTCGGCCATTGCACCCGCCGCTCGGGCGCCGCTCTGTCCGGCTACGGCTCCGTCTTCGGGTATCTCCCACTGCGCGAGGCCATCGCCACCTATGTCGCCGCGGCGCGCGGGGCGCGCTGCGCGGCGAGTCAGGTCGTGGTCACGGCCGGGGCGCAGCAGGGGCTCGACCTGGTCGCTCGGGTGCTCGTCGACCCCAACGACACGGTGTGGCTCGAGGATCCCGGCTACCCGGCCGCCCGCGGCGTCTTCGCGGCCGCCGGCGCGCACCTGGTCCCGGTCGGGCTCGACGCGGAGGGAATGCAGCCGGCGACTGCGGCCGGCGGGAAGCCGCCGCGGCTCGTCTACGTCACGCCCTCCCGCCAGTATCCCACCGGTGTCACGATGAGCGCGGCGCGACGCATGGAGCTGCTGCGCTGGGCGGACGCCGCCGACGCGTGGGTCGTCGAGGACGACTACGACAGCGAATTCCGGTACGCGAGCCGGCCGCTCAACTGCCTGCAAGGTCTCGACGAGAGCGGGCGCGTCATCTACGTCGGCACGTTCAGCAAGACGGTCTTCCCGGGGCTGCGGCTGGGGTACCTCATCGTTCCGGACGCGCTGGTCGATGCCTTCGGGGAGGCGCGCGCCATCGCCGACCGCCAGGCGCCGGGCATCGAGCAGGCGGCCCTGGCCGACTTCATCGCGCTCGGGCACTTCGCTCGCCACGTTCGCCGGATGCGGGCCCTGTACGAGGAGCGGCGGGACGCGTTGCTGGACGCGGCCCGGCAGCAGCTGGGCGACGCCGTGGCGATCGGCGACACGGCGGCCGGAATGCTGGCCCTGGCCAGGCTGCCGGTGGGGGTGAGCGATCAGCTGGTCTCGCGGCGCGCCCTGGCGGCCGGCGTCGAGGCGCCGCCGCTTTCGTCCTACGCCACGCGGCCCCTGCGGCGTGGCGGTCTGCTCCTCGGCTACGCCGGTTTCCCGCCGCAGGCGCTGCGGGCTGCCGTCGGCCGGCTGGCCACGGCGGTGCACGCGAGCGGCCGCCCCGCGGCGACCTGA
- a CDS encoding APC family permease, protein MFFNVSGGPFGVEGLAGSVGPGVAVLLLVATPLLYSVPETLIIGELASMLPAEGGYYVWVTRAFGRFWGFTNGWLSWMYSLIDMAIYPVLFLQYFRFFAGDLGGFSGWLLALALIWGATWLNLRGTRVVGAASGWFTAAVLTPFAALAVAAVGRWVLGGHAAALARDPFRATGASFVGALGLGISQSVWNYSGWDNASTVGGEIRDAGATYPRALFRALPLVTAAYLLAVVPALAVTEWRTWTDGAWPAIATAVAGPWLAAWIAVAGMVSAFALFSALLLVYSRIPLVLARDGLLPSALGVTDDRGTPRRAVVASAIGYSIFAVLSFGGLLAADVLLYTTALVLEFAALVALRRREPGLRGAFRVPLGEPALVALAALPALVLCAAVVMEVRSRTVGLLGVVVAAVFGLAGPAAYAAARRARP, encoded by the coding sequence ATGTTCTTCAACGTGTCCGGCGGCCCCTTCGGCGTCGAGGGACTCGCGGGCAGCGTCGGCCCGGGCGTCGCCGTCCTGCTGCTCGTGGCGACGCCGCTGCTCTACAGCGTTCCCGAGACCCTGATCATCGGCGAGCTGGCGTCGATGCTGCCCGCCGAGGGCGGCTACTACGTCTGGGTCACCCGGGCGTTCGGACGCTTCTGGGGGTTCACGAACGGCTGGCTGAGCTGGATGTACTCGCTGATCGACATGGCCATCTATCCGGTGCTGTTCCTCCAGTATTTCCGCTTCTTCGCGGGCGATCTCGGCGGGTTCTCCGGGTGGCTGCTGGCCCTGGCGCTGATCTGGGGCGCCACCTGGCTCAATCTGCGCGGCACCAGGGTCGTGGGCGCGGCGTCGGGCTGGTTCACCGCCGCGGTGCTGACGCCCTTCGCCGCGCTCGCGGTGGCGGCGGTGGGGCGCTGGGTTCTGGGGGGCCACGCCGCGGCGCTCGCCCGTGACCCGTTCCGGGCGACGGGCGCATCGTTCGTCGGTGCGCTCGGCCTCGGGATTTCGCAGAGCGTCTGGAACTACAGCGGCTGGGACAACGCCTCGACGGTGGGCGGCGAGATTCGGGACGCGGGCGCGACCTACCCGCGGGCGCTGTTTCGGGCGCTGCCGCTGGTGACCGCGGCGTATCTCCTCGCCGTCGTCCCCGCCCTCGCCGTCACCGAGTGGCGGACGTGGACCGATGGCGCGTGGCCGGCCATCGCCACCGCCGTGGCCGGGCCGTGGCTGGCGGCGTGGATCGCGGTCGCGGGCATGGTCAGCGCCTTCGCGCTCTTCAGCGCCCTGCTGCTGGTCTACTCGCGCATCCCGCTGGTGCTGGCGCGAGACGGCCTCCTGCCCTCCGCGCTCGGCGTCACCGACGACCGGGGCACGCCGCGGCGCGCGGTCGTGGCATCGGCGATCGGCTACTCGATCTTCGCCGTGCTCTCCTTCGGCGGGCTGCTCGCGGCCGACGTGCTGCTGTATACGACGGCGCTGGTGCTCGAATTCGCGGCGCTGGTCGCGCTGCGGCGGCGGGAGCCCGGGCTGCGCGGCGCCTTCCGGGTCCCACTCGGCGAGCCGGCGCTGGTCGCGCTGGCCGCGCTCCCGGCGCTGGTCCTCTGCGCCGCAGTGGTGATGGAGGTGCGCAGCCGCACGGTCGGACTGCTCGGCGTCGTGGTCGCGGCGGTGTTCGGCCTCGCGGGACCCGCCGCCTACGCCGCCGCGCGCCGCGCGCGACCGTGA
- a CDS encoding DUF2255 family protein produces the protein MPVPNAKLPARRAHTDGLPAGVLAALRDGKALQIRAGSGRHRFIGIWVVVVDGRAFVRSWSLKPRSWWRTFQGDPRGAIRVAGRSIAVRAVRTRSERLKKAVDRAYLAKYGTGGSRRYALDLARPTSRATTTELVPL, from the coding sequence ATGCCCGTCCCGAACGCGAAGCTGCCGGCGCGCCGCGCCCACACTGACGGACTTCCCGCCGGAGTGCTCGCGGCGTTGCGCGACGGCAAGGCCCTGCAGATCCGGGCCGGCTCCGGCCGACACCGCTTCATCGGCATCTGGGTCGTGGTGGTGGACGGCCGGGCGTTCGTGCGGTCGTGGAGCCTCAAGCCGCGCAGCTGGTGGCGCACGTTCCAGGGCGATCCTCGGGGCGCCATCCGGGTCGCCGGCCGCTCGATCGCCGTCCGCGCCGTGCGCACCCGCAGTGAGCGCCTGAAGAAAGCGGTCGACCGCGCCTACCTCGCGAAGTACGGGACGGGCGGCTCCCGCCGCTACGCGCTGGATCTTGCGAGACCGACCTCGAGGGCGACCACGACCGAGCTGGTGCCGCTCTGA
- a CDS encoding saccharopine dehydrogenase family protein, producing the protein MSKIVVLGGGLVGRVIARDLAREKDFHVSVADAAEATRTRLRAEGLSPIALDLGDDDAVRRAIAGADVVVGAAPGHMGFRLLRLVIEAGKPYADIAFMPEDFLELDGLAQERGVTAVVDCGVAPGLSNLLCGRAEHEFDSVERMLILVGGLPKNRVWPFEYRVVFSAVDVIEEYTRPARWVEHGRLVTKPALTDVEPVDLPRVGTVEAFNTDGLRSLARTLHAPFMKEKTLRWPGHVEKMRMLRETGFLSQEPIDVAGIRVRPYDVTTKLLFDAWRLPPSEADLTVMRVEATGTVGGARQTWTWDLYDEADPATGFHSMARTTGFPCALVARLLARGELRRPGVQPPERLAGDDRFFAQMMAGLSERGVTITRTAAPA; encoded by the coding sequence GTGAGCAAGATCGTCGTCCTCGGCGGTGGGCTGGTGGGTCGCGTGATCGCGCGCGACCTGGCCCGGGAGAAGGACTTCCACGTCAGCGTGGCCGACGCCGCCGAAGCGACGCGGACCCGGCTTCGCGCGGAAGGTCTCTCCCCCATCGCCCTCGATCTGGGGGACGACGACGCGGTGCGCCGGGCCATCGCCGGCGCCGACGTCGTCGTCGGTGCCGCTCCGGGGCACATGGGCTTCCGCCTCCTGCGGCTGGTCATCGAAGCAGGCAAACCGTACGCCGACATTGCGTTCATGCCCGAGGACTTCCTCGAGCTGGACGGCCTCGCGCAGGAGCGGGGCGTGACCGCCGTAGTGGACTGCGGGGTCGCCCCGGGCCTCTCCAACCTCCTGTGCGGCCGGGCGGAGCACGAGTTCGACAGCGTCGAGCGGATGCTCATCCTGGTCGGTGGACTGCCCAAGAACCGCGTCTGGCCCTTCGAGTACCGGGTCGTCTTCTCGGCGGTGGACGTGATCGAGGAGTACACCCGCCCCGCACGCTGGGTGGAGCACGGCCGGCTGGTGACCAAGCCGGCGCTGACGGACGTCGAGCCGGTGGACCTGCCGCGCGTCGGCACCGTCGAGGCGTTCAACACCGACGGCCTGCGCAGCCTCGCCAGGACCCTCCACGCCCCGTTCATGAAGGAGAAGACGCTGCGCTGGCCGGGTCACGTGGAGAAGATGCGGATGCTGCGCGAGACGGGCTTCCTGTCGCAGGAGCCGATCGACGTGGCGGGCATTCGGGTGCGCCCCTACGACGTGACGACCAAGCTGCTGTTCGACGCCTGGCGCCTCCCCCCGAGCGAGGCGGACCTCACCGTGATGCGCGTCGAGGCGACGGGCACCGTGGGCGGCGCGCGCCAGACCTGGACGTGGGACCTGTACGACGAAGCCGATCCCGCCACGGGCTTCCACTCGATGGCGCGGACGACCGGTTTCCCGTGCGCGCTGGTCGCGCGCCTGCTGGCCCGCGGCGAGCTGCGGCGTCCCGGCGTGCAGCCTCCGGAGCGCCTGGCCGGCGACGACCGGTTCTTCGCGCAGATGATGGCGGGGCTGAGCGAGCGCGGCGTCACGATCACCCGGACGGCCGCACCCGCCTAG